TCCCCGAGGCCTACGGCGGGACCAGCATCCGCGCCGTGCTCTACGTCCGCGTCATCGAGGAGCTGGCGAGAGCCTGCGCGGGAGTGGCCATCGTCGTCTCGGTCCACAACTCGATCGGCGCGCAGCCGATCTTCCTCTACGGGACCGAGGAGCAGAAGAAGCGATTCCTCCCTCGCCTCGCCGCGAGGGAAATCGGCGCCTTCTGCCTTTCGGAGGCCGGCAGCGGCAGCGACGCGGCGAGCCTGACGCTGCGCGCCCAGAGAGACGGGGACTTCTGGGTTCTCGACGGCGCCAAGCTCTGGGTCACGAGCGCCACTCAAGCAGGCGTCTTCATGGTGTTCGCACGCACGAATCCCGACCCCGCCGCGGGCTACCGCGGGATCACGGCCTTTCTCGTGGAACGGGGCACGGAGGGGTTTTCGGTCGGCAAGAAGGAGGACAAGATGGGTCTTCGCGCGTCCGACACCGCGGAGCTCATCTTCGATGCGGCGCGCGTGCCCGTCGAGAACCAGCTCGGCAAGGAAGGGGAAGGCTTCCGCGTCGCGATGAGCTCGCTCGACAGCGGCAGGATCGGCGTGGCGGCGCAGGCTCTGGGGATCGCGCGCGCCGCCTTCGACGAGGCGCTCGCCTACGCCAAGGTAAGGCGTCAGTTCGGGCGGGCGATCTCGGAGTTCGAGGCGACCCGCATCCGACTGGCCGAGATGGACACCGACATCGAAGCCGCAGCCCTGCTCATCCATCGGGCGGCCCACCGGAAGGATCTCGGGCTGCCGTACGGACCCCAGGCATCGATGGCGAAGCTCTTCGCCTCCGAGATGGCGACCCGCGTCACGCACGCCGCGATCCAGATCCACGGGGGATTCGGCTACACGAAGGACTACGCCGTGGAGCGCTACTACCGGGACGCCCGCGTCACCGAGATCTACGAAGGGACCTCGGAGATGCAGAGGATCGTCATCGCCCGCTCCGTGCTTGGCGGCCTCCGCTAGCGCGCCCCTGGCCTACGCTTCCGAGCAGATCTCGAGCAGAACCCCCCCGGTCGTCCTCGGGTGGAAGAACTGGATCCTCTTGCCGCCGGCCCCCGTCGAGGGATCCCCGATCGGCTCCATGCCGCCCGCGACGAGCCGCGCGCGGGCCGCGTCGAGGTCCGCGACGGCGATCGAGACGTGGTGGATTCCGGGACCGTGCTTCTCGAGGAACCGCCCGACCGCGGAGGACGGGTCCGTGGGAGAGAGAAGCTCGATCGCGCTCTCGCCCAGGCGGAGGTGGTAGGTCGTGAGCTTCTGCGAGGCGACCTCCTCGACCGACTCGAGATCGAGCCCCAGCAGGTCGCGATAGACCCGTAGCGCCGCCGCGACGTCCGCCACGGCGATCCCGATGTGGTCGATCCTCTCGCTCATCGTCCCCCCTTCAGATCCGCCCGGGATCGCGGTGGGAGCCGAAGACGCCCCGCAGGCGATGGCAGATCTCGCCGATCGTCGCGCGCGCCCGGACCGCGTCCCGCAAGGGATCGAGCAGGTTCCCGTCGCCTCGCGCGACTTCCTCCAGTCGCCCGAGCGTCCGGGCGACCGCGTCCCCGTCACGGCGCGAGCGGAGATCGGCGAGCCGCTCCATCTGCCGCAAGGCCACCGCGGGATCGACGCGGAAGATCATCGATGGCGGCGCTTCCCGGCTCCGGTGGCGGTTCACGCCGAGGACGCCGATCTCGCCCGACTCGATCCCCCGCTGATAGGCGTAGGCGGAGCGATGGATCTCCCTCTGGATGATCCCCCCCTCGATCGCCGCCAGGACTCCGCCCGTCCCCTCGATCTCTCCGATCAAGCGCGTCGCCTCCTCCTCGAGGCGGCCGGTGAGCGACTCCACGTACCAGGACCCACCGAGAGGATCGATCACATCGGCGACGCCCGTCTCCTCCGCCAGGAGCTGCTGCGTGCGCAGGGCGAGAAGCGCCGACTCCTCCGCCGGCAGCGAGAGCGCCTCGT
The genomic region above belongs to Candidatus Eisenbacteria bacterium and contains:
- a CDS encoding acyl-CoA dehydrogenase codes for the protein MDPRFTEDERMVLQVVRDFAASELAPIAHDLDINAVVPREAIAKMQELGLFGLLIPEAYGGTSIRAVLYVRVIEELARACAGVAIVVSVHNSIGAQPIFLYGTEEQKKRFLPRLAAREIGAFCLSEAGSGSDAASLTLRAQRDGDFWVLDGAKLWVTSATQAGVFMVFARTNPDPAAGYRGITAFLVERGTEGFSVGKKEDKMGLRASDTAELIFDAARVPVENQLGKEGEGFRVAMSSLDSGRIGVAAQALGIARAAFDEALAYAKVRRQFGRAISEFEATRIRLAEMDTDIEAAALLIHRAAHRKDLGLPYGPQASMAKLFASEMATRVTHAAIQIHGGFGYTKDYAVERYYRDARVTEIYEGTSEMQRIVIARSVLGGLR
- the mce gene encoding methylmalonyl-CoA epimerase, which produces MSERIDHIGIAVADVAAALRVYRDLLGLDLESVEEVASQKLTTYHLRLGESAIELLSPTDPSSAVGRFLEKHGPGIHHVSIAVADLDAARARLVAGGMEPIGDPSTGAGGKRIQFFHPRTTGGVLLEICSEA